One window from the genome of Dehalococcoidia bacterium encodes:
- a CDS encoding CFI-box-CTERM domain-containing protein, giving the protein MKKIFGILFALVLVVSLGLAIGTSVAADPGTTYYVSTTGSDETGDGSYSDPWRTIQHAVWQVASGDTIVAAAGAYDTFTVADKANINIISTEGATVTTATIACNYSLGLELPVCVWVMAMVENSTNINIEGIDFDGTLIIDKEAVIGIFYLGSTGRIADLTVENIFGDDLGIGVAIIDQEGTSTVEITGSTISDNGIGILVFSDSTQEAHLNNIAGNSEGVVNAGIVTVDATRNWWGDASGPFNPHSNLGTGDYVSDNVDFEPWLGSESVTQTVENATLNAIEIADTEVEVDGTATVTVAQYEENPGGSAPTGFSSLDKYIDVYVPDTTEVTELEIRLYYTDAELAAAGVDDESLLQLLWWDGAEWDECSDSGVNTTSTNGYSGYMWAKIRNNTTPSLAQLQGTEFGGYAGPSETPGGGCFIATAAYGTDTASELDILREYRDKVLLPNSLGAEFVSLYYKTSPPIADFISEHEVLRTAVRVGFVDPIVKILTWSHNLWSA; this is encoded by the coding sequence GTGAAAAAGATATTTGGTATCCTGTTTGCCCTGGTGCTGGTGGTGAGCCTGGGGCTGGCGATAGGAACTTCGGTGGCAGCAGACCCAGGAACGACGTATTACGTATCTACTACGGGAAGCGATGAGACGGGTGATGGTAGCTATTCGGATCCCTGGAGAACCATCCAGCACGCCGTCTGGCAGGTCGCCTCCGGGGACACCATCGTGGCGGCGGCGGGGGCATACGATACCTTCACGGTGGCGGATAAGGCAAATATAAACATAATCAGCACTGAGGGAGCAACCGTTACTACAGCTACTATAGCATGCAATTATTCGCTTGGGCTTGAACTACCAGTATGCGTATGGGTCATGGCTATGGTGGAGAATTCAACAAACATCAATATTGAGGGTATTGACTTTGATGGAACCCTTATCATCGACAAAGAAGCGGTTATCGGCATCTTCTACCTTGGCAGCACAGGGAGAATTGCTGACCTAACGGTGGAGAACATTTTTGGCGACGACTTGGGGATCGGAGTGGCTATAATAGATCAAGAAGGCACTTCTACTGTAGAGATAACAGGGTCCACTATCTCTGACAACGGAATAGGCATACTTGTTTTCTCGGATTCTACCCAGGAAGCTCACCTCAACAACATCGCCGGCAACAGTGAGGGTGTGGTGAACGCTGGAATCGTGACGGTAGATGCCACCAGAAACTGGTGGGGCGATGCCAGCGGACCATTCAATCCACACTCCAACCTCGGGACGGGTGACTATGTTAGCGATAATGTGGATTTCGAACCCTGGCTGGGATCTGAGTCAGTAACACAGACGGTAGAAAATGCTACCCTCAATGCCATAGAGATAGCTGACACCGAGGTTGAGGTAGACGGCACAGCTACGGTAACCGTGGCTCAGTATGAAGAGAATCCCGGCGGGTCCGCTCCAACCGGCTTCAGCTCACTGGATAAATACATCGATGTCTACGTTCCCGATACTACGGAAGTCACCGAGCTTGAGATAAGGCTTTACTATACCGATGCTGAATTAGCTGCGGCAGGCGTCGACGACGAATCGCTGCTGCAGCTCCTGTGGTGGGACGGCGCCGAGTGGGACGAGTGCTCAGACAGCGGGGTCAATACCACCAGCACCAATGGCTACAGCGGTTATATGTGGGCAAAAATAAGAAATAATACCACGCCATCCCTGGCCCAATTGCAAGGAACGGAATTTGGTGGTTATGCAGGTCCGTCGGAAACTCCGGGGGGAGGTTGTTTTATCGCCACCGCAGCCTATGGTACTGATACGGCAAGTGAATTAGATATCCTCAGAGAGTACAGGGACAAGGTCCTGCTGCCTAACAGCCTGGGCGCCGAGTTTGTATCTCTCTATTATAAAACCAGTCCTCCCATCGCCGACTTCATCTCCGAACACGAGGTTCTCAGAACAGCGGTGAGGGTGGGCTTTGTTGACCCGATTGTGAAAATATTAACCTGGAGCCACAATTTATGGTCAGCGTGA